A window of Castanea sativa cultivar Marrone di Chiusa Pesio chromosome 1, ASM4071231v1 contains these coding sequences:
- the LOC142622768 gene encoding vacuolar-processing enzyme-like: protein MARTAFSVVVVVVLLFIGLSGSVSAGRDLVGDILRLPSEASRFFGRGRGADVADDDSSGTKWAVLIAGSNGYWNYRHQADICHAYQLLKKGGLKDENIIVFMYDDIALNEENPRPGVIINKPDGDDVYEGVPKDYTGEDVTVGNFFAVILGNKTALTGGSGKVVDSGPNDHIFIYYSDHGGPGVLGMPTSPYLYADDLIEVLKKKHASGTYNKLVFYLEACESGSIFEGLLPEGLNIYATTASNAEESSWGTYCPGEDPSPPEEYETCLGDLYSVAWMEDSDQHNLRTETLRDQYRLVKTRTANENSAYGSHVMQYGDIDLSTDNLVWYLGTNPENENSTFVDENSLRPPTKAINQRDADLVHFWDKFRKAPEGSPRKIEAQKQFVEAMSHRMHIDNSVKLIGKLLFGIEKGPEVLNTVRPAGQPLVEDWDCLKTLVRTFETHCGSISQYGMKHMRSFANICNAGIKKDQMAEVSAQACVSIPSGPWSSLHKGFSA, encoded by the exons ATGGCTCGCACAGCTTTTagcgtcgtcgtcgtcgtcgtcctCCTCTTTATCGGCCTCTCCGGTTCGGTCTCCGCCGGTAGGGACCTAGTCGGAGATATTCTCCGGTTGCCTTCAGAAGCTTCCAGATTCTTCGGAAGAGGTCGTGGTGCTGATGTGGCCGATGATGATTCGTCCGGAACCAAATGGGCGGTTCTGATTGCCGGTTCCAATGGTTACTGGAATTACAGGCAtcag GCTGATATTTGTCATGCCTATCAACTGTTGAAGAAAGGTGGGTTGAAAGATGAAAACATTATTGTTTTCATGTATGATGACATTGCTTTAAATGAAGAGAACCCTAGGCCTGGAGTTATTATTAACAAACCGGATGGCGATGATGTGTATGAAGGAGTGCCAAAG GATTATACTGGGGAAGATGTTACTGTTGGCAACTTTTTTGCTGTAATCCTTGGAAATAAAACTGCTCTTACAGGGGGTAGTGGGAAGGTTGTGGATAGCGGTCCAAACGATCATATTTTCATATACTATAGTGATCATGGGGGTCCTGGTGTTCTTG GCATGCCTACCAGTCCTTACCTTTATGCTGACGATCTGATTGAAGTTTTAAAGAAGAAGCACGCTTCTGGGACCTATAACAAATTG GTATTTTATCTTGAAGCTTGTGAGTCTGGAAGCATCTTTGAGGGCCTTCTTCCAGAAGGTTTGAATATCTACGCAAcaacagcatcaaatgcagaaGAGAGCAGTTGGGGAACTTATTGTCCTGGAGAGGATCCTAGTCCTCCCGAAGAATATGAAACTTGTTTGGGTGACTTGTATAGTGTTGCTTGGATGGAAGACAG TGACCAACACAATCTGCGGACAGAAACTTTGCGCGATCAGTATAGATTG GTCAAAACGAGGACTGCAAATGAAAATTCTGCCTATGGTTCTCATGTCATGCAATACGGTGATATAGATCTTAGCACGGACAATCTCGTCTGGTATCTGGGTACAAATCCTGAAAATGAAAACTCCACTTTTGTGGATGAAAACTCCTTGAGGCCACCTACAAAAGCTATCAACCAGCGAGATGCTGATCTCGTCCATTTTTGGGATAAG TTCCGCAAGGCTCCTGAAGGCTCTCCTAGGAAAATTGAAGCTCAGAAGCAGTTTGTTGAAGCAATGTCACATAGAATGCATATAGATAACAGCGTTAAACTTATTGGGAAGCTCCTATTTGGAATTGAGAAAGGTCCAGAGGTACTCAACACTGTTCGACCTGCTGGGCAACCACTTGTTGAAGACTGGGACTGCCTTAAGACACTG GTGAGGACATTTGAGACACATTGTGGATCCATATCCCAATATGGGATGAAACACATGCGCTCCTTTGCAAACATCTGTAATGCTGGGATTAAGAAGGATCAGATGGCTGAGGTATCAGCTCAAGCATGTGTTAGCATTCCTTCTGGGCCGTGGAGCTCTCTGCACAAGGGATTCAGCGCATGA